One Malania oleifera isolate guangnan ecotype guangnan chromosome 9, ASM2987363v1, whole genome shotgun sequence DNA segment encodes these proteins:
- the LOC131163956 gene encoding uncharacterized protein LOC131163956 isoform X1, with protein sequence MSLVDYASSDDDDEGVNEEEGDHQSEAPIDDSGPPPPPPQTQNSGSTPNQQPDSTLHSSMPSSLEKLPDASLLLNSPAISSSLASHSDHASRVAAAIAQSASRKRESNGLVSNFPLSKVPRGTLPHSRNVPDTEGGLLVPPQLRGRSNVVTEDIGTLFVKRQADASSH encoded by the exons atgtctcTGGTAGACTACGCTTCCTCCGATGACGACGACGAAGGAGTTAACGAGGAAGAGGGAGACCACCAGTCAGAAGCGCCAATAGATGATTCTggccctcctcctcctcctcctcaaaCCCA GAACTCAGGGTCAACACCGAATCAACAACCAGATAGCACCTTACATTCATCAATGCCTTCTTCCCTTGAGAAACTTCCTGATGCCTCACTCCTATTAAATTCACCTGCTATCTCATCTTCTCTGGCAAGCCATAGTGACCACGCTTCTCGAGTTGCAGCTGCCATCGCTCAAAGTGCATCCCGCAAGAGAGAGTCTAATGGATTGGTTTCCAATTTTCCTCTCAGCAAAGTTCCAAGAGGTACCTTGCCCCATTCTAGGAATGTTCCAGATACTGAAGGTGGTCTTCTAGTGCCACCTCAGCTTAGAGGAAG GAGCAATGTTGTTACAGAAGATATAGGAACGCTGTTTGTAAAGAGGCAGGCTGACGCTTCTTCTCACTAG
- the LOC131163956 gene encoding uncharacterized protein LOC131163956 isoform X2, which translates to MSLVDYASSDDDDEGVNEEEGDHQSEAPIDDSGPPPPPPQTQNSGSTPNQQPDSTLHSSMPSSLEKLPDASLLLNSPAISSSLASHSDHASRVAAAIAQSASRKRESNGLVSNFPLSKVPRGTLPHSRNVPDTEGGLLVPPQLRGRVLCRWAYLMNQLRVGGILKL; encoded by the exons atgtctcTGGTAGACTACGCTTCCTCCGATGACGACGACGAAGGAGTTAACGAGGAAGAGGGAGACCACCAGTCAGAAGCGCCAATAGATGATTCTggccctcctcctcctcctcctcaaaCCCA GAACTCAGGGTCAACACCGAATCAACAACCAGATAGCACCTTACATTCATCAATGCCTTCTTCCCTTGAGAAACTTCCTGATGCCTCACTCCTATTAAATTCACCTGCTATCTCATCTTCTCTGGCAAGCCATAGTGACCACGCTTCTCGAGTTGCAGCTGCCATCGCTCAAAGTGCATCCCGCAAGAGAGAGTCTAATGGATTGGTTTCCAATTTTCCTCTCAGCAAAGTTCCAAGAGGTACCTTGCCCCATTCTAGGAATGTTCCAGATACTGAAGGTGGTCTTCTAGTGCCACCTCAGCTTAGAGGAAG AGTGTTATGCCGATGGGCTTATCTCATGAATCAGCTGCGGGTTGGGggaattttgaagttataa
- the LOC131163956 gene encoding uncharacterized protein LOC131163956 isoform X3: MSLVDYASSDDDDEGVNEEEGDHQSEAPIDDSGPPPPPPQTQNSGSTPNQQPDSTLHSSMPSSLEKLPDASLLLNSPAISSSLASHSDHASRVAAAIAQSASRKRESNGLVSNFPLSKVPRGTLPHSRNVPDTEGGLLVPPQLRGSCGLGEF; encoded by the exons atgtctcTGGTAGACTACGCTTCCTCCGATGACGACGACGAAGGAGTTAACGAGGAAGAGGGAGACCACCAGTCAGAAGCGCCAATAGATGATTCTggccctcctcctcctcctcctcaaaCCCA GAACTCAGGGTCAACACCGAATCAACAACCAGATAGCACCTTACATTCATCAATGCCTTCTTCCCTTGAGAAACTTCCTGATGCCTCACTCCTATTAAATTCACCTGCTATCTCATCTTCTCTGGCAAGCCATAGTGACCACGCTTCTCGAGTTGCAGCTGCCATCGCTCAAAGTGCATCCCGCAAGAGAGAGTCTAATGGATTGGTTTCCAATTTTCCTCTCAGCAAAGTTCCAAGAGGTACCTTGCCCCATTCTAGGAATGTTCCAGATACTGAAGGTGGTCTTCTAGTGCCACCTCAGCTTAGAGGAAG CTGCGGGTTGGGggaattttga
- the LOC131163956 gene encoding uncharacterized protein LOC131163956 isoform X4, giving the protein MILALLLLLLKPSNLHFLNSGSTPNQQPDSTLHSSMPSSLEKLPDASLLLNSPAISSSLASHSDHASRVAAAIAQSASRKRESNGLVSNFPLSKVPRGTLPHSRNVPDTEGGLLVPPQLRGRSNVVTEDIGTLFVKRQADASSH; this is encoded by the exons ATGATTCTggccctcctcctcctcctcctcaaaCCCAGTAATTTGCATTTCCT GAACTCAGGGTCAACACCGAATCAACAACCAGATAGCACCTTACATTCATCAATGCCTTCTTCCCTTGAGAAACTTCCTGATGCCTCACTCCTATTAAATTCACCTGCTATCTCATCTTCTCTGGCAAGCCATAGTGACCACGCTTCTCGAGTTGCAGCTGCCATCGCTCAAAGTGCATCCCGCAAGAGAGAGTCTAATGGATTGGTTTCCAATTTTCCTCTCAGCAAAGTTCCAAGAGGTACCTTGCCCCATTCTAGGAATGTTCCAGATACTGAAGGTGGTCTTCTAGTGCCACCTCAGCTTAGAGGAAG GAGCAATGTTGTTACAGAAGATATAGGAACGCTGTTTGTAAAGAGGCAGGCTGACGCTTCTTCTCACTAG
- the LOC131163956 gene encoding uncharacterized protein LOC131163956 isoform X5, whose translation MILALLLLLLKPSNLHFLNSGSTPNQQPDSTLHSSMPSSLEKLPDASLLLNSPAISSSLASHSDHASRVAAAIAQSASRKRESNGLVSNFPLSKVPRGTLPHSRNVPDTEGGLLVPPQLRGRVLCRWAYLMNQLRVGGILKL comes from the exons ATGATTCTggccctcctcctcctcctcctcaaaCCCAGTAATTTGCATTTCCT GAACTCAGGGTCAACACCGAATCAACAACCAGATAGCACCTTACATTCATCAATGCCTTCTTCCCTTGAGAAACTTCCTGATGCCTCACTCCTATTAAATTCACCTGCTATCTCATCTTCTCTGGCAAGCCATAGTGACCACGCTTCTCGAGTTGCAGCTGCCATCGCTCAAAGTGCATCCCGCAAGAGAGAGTCTAATGGATTGGTTTCCAATTTTCCTCTCAGCAAAGTTCCAAGAGGTACCTTGCCCCATTCTAGGAATGTTCCAGATACTGAAGGTGGTCTTCTAGTGCCACCTCAGCTTAGAGGAAG AGTGTTATGCCGATGGGCTTATCTCATGAATCAGCTGCGGGTTGGGggaattttgaagttataa
- the LOC131163955 gene encoding putative calcium-transporting ATPase 11, plasma membrane-type — protein sequence MEKYLRENFDVEPKRPSEEALRRWRSAVSIVKNPRRRFRMVADLAKRAEAERKRRKLQEKIRVALYVQKAALHFIDAGKRVEYKLSGGVRQAGFGIEPDELASIVRTHDSKGLELHGGVEGVAGKLSVSLNDGVAASEIPNRQNIYGLNRYVEKPSRTFWMFVWEALQDLTLIILIVCAVVSIGVGIGTEGWPKGMYDGLGIILSIILVVMVTAISDYRQSLQFKELDKEKKNIIVQVNRDGCRQKVSIYDLVVGDIVLLSIGDQVPADGVFVSGYSLSIDESSLSGESEPVNVDKKSPFLLSGTKVQDGSGKMLVTSVGMRTEWGRLMETLNEGGEDETPLQVKLNGVATIIGKIGLAFAVLTFLVLTARFLVEKAIHHRMTDWSSGDALELLNFFATAVTIIVVAVPEGLPLAVTLSLAFAMKKLMNNKALVRHLSACETMGSATCICTDKTGTLTTNHMTVNKLWICEEIKVVGKNSTKNTLKSSLSESVLSFLLQSIFQNTGSEVVKGKDGKTDILGTPTERAILEFGLLLGGDFNANRLESNIVKVEPFNSVKKKMSVLVNLPGGGFRAFCKGASEIILKMCDKIVNTDGEAVTLSEEQRKNISEVINSFACEALRTLCLAFKDIQDNSSVDNIPNDNYTLIAVIGIKDPVRPGVREAVQTCLAAGITVRMVTGDNINTAKAIAKECGILTDDGFAIEGPDFRNKSPQEMEELIPKLQVMARSLPLDKHTLVNQLRKVSKEVVAVTGDGTNDAPALHEADIGLAMGIAGTEVAKENADVIIMDDNFSTIVNVAKWGRAVYINIQKFVQFQLTVNVVALMLNFVSACISGSAPLTAVQLLWVNMIMDTLGALALATEPPNDELMRRPPVGRNASFITRTMWRNIIGQSIYQLAVLLVLKFDGKRLLKLSGSDASSILNTFIFNSFVFCQVFNEMNSRDMEKKNIVRGIWDSWVFMGIMVSTVAFQIIIVEFLGTFAETVPLSWELWVASISIGAVGLVVGVVLKCIPVEPTKMRGATNHDGYEPLPAGPDLA from the exons ATGGAGAAGTACCTGAGGGAGAACTTCGACGTCGAGCCGAAGCGACCCTCGGAAGAAGCCTTGAGGAGATGGAGATCCGCCGTCTCGATCGTTAAGAACCCCCGCCGGAGGTTTCGCATGGTCGCGGATCTTGCCAAGAGAGCCGAAGCCGAGAGGAAGCGTAGGAAACTGCAG GAAAAGATAAGAGTAGCTTTATACGTGCAAAAAGCTGCATTGCATTTTATTGACG CTGGTAAAAGAGTTGAGTACAAACTCTCTGGAGGAGTTAGGCAAGCTGGTTTTGGCATTGAGCCAGATGAACTTGCATCCATTGTTCGCACCCATGATAGCAAGGGCTTAGAACTTCATGGAGGGGTTGAAGGAGTTGCAGGAAAATTGTCCGTCTCACTGAATGATGGTGTTGCTGCAAGTGAAATACCCAACAGGCAAAATATTTATGGCTTAAACAGATATGTCGAGAAACCTTCAAGAACTTTTTGGATGTTTGTCTGGGAGGCCTTGCAAGACTTAACTCTAATAATCCTTATTGTATGTGCTGTGGTTTCTATAGGTGTTGGGATTGGGACTGAAGGGTGGCCAAAAGGCATGTATGATGGGTTGGGAATAATACTCAGTATCATCCTAGTTGTTATGGTTACAGCAATCAGTGACTACAGGCAGTCCTTGCAATTCAAGGAGTTGGATAAAGAAAAGAAGAATATAATTGTTCAGGTCAACCGAGATGGATGCAGACAGAAGGTTTCAATCTATGATTTGGTGGTTGGAGATATTGTCTTACTATCTATTGGAGATCAAGTTCCTGCAGATGGGGTTTTCGTATCAGGCTATAGCTTGTCAATTGATGAATCAAGCTTGTCAGGTGAGAGCGAGCCAGTGAATGTTGATAAAAAGTCGCCTTTCCTTCTATCAGGGACCAAAGTGCAAGATGGTTCTGGTAAAATGCTAGTGACATCTGTTGGTATGAGGACAGAATGGGGAAGATTGATGGAAACTTTGAATGAAGGGGGAGAAGATGAGACTCCCTTGCAGGTGAAGCTTAATGGAGTGGCAACCATTATCGGGAAGATTGGTTTGGCTTTTGCTGTGCTAACATTTTTGGTGCTTACTGCCCGGTTTCTTGTGGAGAAAGCAATTCACCATAGGATGACGGATTGGTCTTCAGGCGATGCGCTTgagcttttgaatttttttgctACTGCAGTTACCATCATCGTAGTTGCAGTTCCAGAAGGGCTACCACTAGCAGTAACATTAAGTCTAGCCTTTGCAATGAAAAAATTAATGAATAATAAGGCTCTTGTGAGGCATCTATCTGCATGTGAGACAATGGGATCTGCTACTTGCATTTGCACAGATAAGACAGGCACTTTGACTACAAATCATATGACCGTCAATAAATTATGGATATGTGAAGAAATTAAAGTTGTAGGAAAAAACAGCACAAAAAATACATTGAAATCTTCTCTTTCTGAAAGTGTATTGAGCTTCCTTCTGCAGTCTATATTTCAGAATACTGGCTCTGAGGTGGTCAAAGGGAAAGATGGAAAAACTGACATTTTGGGTACTCCAACTGAAAGAGCCATATTAGAGTTTGGCTTGCTGTTGGGAGGTGACTTTAATGCCAATCGCCTGGAGTCTAACATAGTGAAGGTTGAACCTTTCAATTCAGTCAAGAAAAAGATGTCTGTGCTTGTGAATCTTCCAGGAGGTGGTTTTCGAGCATTTTGCAAAGGAGCATcagaaataattttgaaaatgtgTGACAAGATTGTTAATACTGATGGGGAAGCCGTAACCCTATCTGAAGAACAAAGGAAAAACATAAGTGAGGTCATAAATAGTTTTGCTTGTGAAGCACTAAGAACTCTCTGCTTGGCTTTCAAAGATATACAAGATAATTCCAGTGTTGATAATATTCCCAATGATAACTATACGCTAATAGCAGTGATTGGAATCAAGGACCCAGTGCGACCTGGTGTAAGGGAAGCTGTGCAGACTTGCTTAGCTGCTGGGATTACTGTAAGGATGGTCACTGGTGACAATATAAATACAGCAAAAGCCATAGCTAAAGAATGTGGCATTTTGACAGACGATGGCTTTGCCATAGAAGGGCCAGATTTTCGTAACAAAAGCCCCCAGGAGATGGAGGAGTTAATTCCAAAGCTTCAG GTTATGGCTCGATCACTGCCTTTGGACAAGCATACCTTAGTGAACCAATTGAGGAAAGTATCTAAAGAGGTAGTGGCAGTAACTGGCGACGGGACCAATGATGCTCCAGCTTTGCATGAGGCAGACATTGGACTTGCTATGGGCATTGCTGGAACAGAG GTGGCTAAAGAAAACGCCGATGTCATCATTATGGACGACAATTTTAGCACCATAGTAAATGTTGCCAAATGGGGTCGGGCAGTTTATATAAATATTCAAAAGTTTGTACAGTTCCAGTTGACAGTGAACGTCGTTGCCCTCATGCTCAACTTTGTTTCGGCATGCATCTCAG GATCTGCTCCCCTCACTGCTGTTCAGTTGCTATGGGTGAACATGATCATGGACACTCTTGGGGCACTGGCACTGGCTACAGAACCGCCAAATGATGAGCTGATGAGAAGACCTCCCGTTGGAAGGAATGCTAGTTTCATCACGAGGACCATGTGGAGGAATATCATCGGCCAGAGCATTTATCAACTAGCCGTCCTTCTGGTTCTCAAATTTGACGGGAAACGACTTCTGAAGCTCTCGGGATCAGATGCCAGCTCCATCCTCAATACATTCATCTTCAACTCCTTCGTGTTTTGCCAG GTATTCAACGAAATGAACAGCAGGGACATGGAGAAGAAAAACATAGTGAGGGGGATATGGGATAGCTGGGTATTCATGGGCATCATGGTGTCGACAGTGGCTTTCCAGATCATAATAGTCGAATTCTTGGGTACTTTTGCTGAGACGGTACCACTGAGCTGGGAGTTGTGGGTGGCCAGCATCTCCATAGGAGCAGTGGGCTTGGTGGTGGGAGTAGTCCTCAAGTGTATACCCGTTGAACCAACCAAAATGCGCGGTGCCACTAACCACGACGGCTACGAACCCCTCCCGGCCGGCCCTGATCTTGCTTGA